Proteins from a genomic interval of Zingiber officinale cultivar Zhangliang chromosome 2A, Zo_v1.1, whole genome shotgun sequence:
- the LOC122044196 gene encoding UPF0481 protein At3g47200-like, whose amino-acid sequence MENWVVEIREELKNIDQRLEIAQWSKRSIYKVPACIKDLNPKVYRPQVVSFGPYHHGALDLAPMEGHKRRALLHFLKRSKRPLEDFVAAMKEVAGPLREAYEGVGDEWRDEGKFLSLMITDACFMLEIMRAATTSGGGGSSDDYAVNDPVLSIHGMLYYVPYIRRDMLILENQLPLLALDVLLTIESGKPAKHDHVNKLVLKFLGPPNARALTFVGLGLHPLDVFRRSLLHLGGPSMLASAGPPDEMSNEVILSAVELYEAGIRFQPSKSNSLRDIRFHRGVLSLPVIVVDDSTEYMFLNQMAFERLHVGAGNEVTSYVFFMNNIIDSAMGVSLLHSKGIIQNAVGSDKAVVKLFNSLSKDVVLDPDSNLDEVHRRVNKFCRKSINMWRAHCRAMVNMWWASLIYNYFRSPWTFLSLVAATLLLVLTALQTVYTIVPYYNKDTSPSRQ is encoded by the exons ATGGAGAATTGGGTAGTGGAGATCCGCGAGGAACTCAAGAACATCGACCAGAGACTCGAGATCGCTCAATGGAGCAAGCGGTCAATCTACAAGGTACCGGCCTGCATCAAGGACCTGAACCCTAAGGTGTACCGGCCGCAGGTGGTGTCGTTCGGGCCGTACCACCACGGCGCTCTGGACTTGGCGCCCATGGAGGGGCACAAGCGGCGGGCGCTGCTGCACTTCCTGAAGCGGTCGAAGCGCCCGCTGGAGGATTTCGTGGCGGCTATGAAGGAGGTGGCGGGGCCGCTGCGGGAGGCGTACGAGGGGGTGGGGGATGAGTGGCGGGACGAGGGGAAGTTCCTGAGTCTGATGATCACCGACGCGTGCTTCATGTTGGAGATCATGCGGGCGGCGACGACGAGCGGCGGCGGGGGTTCGAGCGACGACTACGCGGTGAACGACCCGGTGCTCAGCATCCACGGAATGCTGTACTACGTGCCGTACATAAGGCGGGACATGCTGATACTGGAAAATCAGTTGCCGCTGCTGGCGTTGGACGTGCTGCTCACCATCGAGAGTGGCAAGCCGGCGAAG CATGACCACGTGAACAAGCTGGTGTTGAAGTTCTTGGGACCGCCGAACGCGCGGGCGTTGACGTTCGTCGGGCTGGGCCTCCACCCCCTCGACGTATTCCGCCGCAGCCTGCTGCATTTGGGAGGGCCATCGATGCTCGCGAGTGCTGGTCCCCCCGACGAGATGTCGAACGAGGTGATCCTGTCGGCGGTCGAGCTGTACGAGGCCGGGATCCGTTTCCAGCCGAGCAAGAGCAACAGCCTGCGGGACATCAGGTTCCACCGCGGCGTGCTGAGCCTACCGGTGATCGTGGTGGACGACTCCACCGAGTACATGTTCCTGAACCAGATGGCGTTCGAGCGGCTGCACGTGGGAGCGGGCAACGAAGTCACCTCCTACGTCTTCTTCATGAACAACATCATCGACTCGGCCATGGGCGTGAGCCTGCTACACTCGAAGGGCATCATCCAGAACGCGGTCGGCAGCGACAAGGCCGTGGTGAAGCTCTTCAACAGCCTGTCCAAGGACGTGGTGCTGGACCCAGACAGCAACCTCGACGAGGTGCACCGCCGGGTGAACAAGTTCTGCCGGAAGAGCATCAACATGTGGCGGGCACATTGTCGGGCCATGGTCAACATGTGGTGGGCCAGCCTCATCTACAACTACTTCCGTAGCCCCTGGACGTTCCTCTCCCTCGTAGCCGCCACCTTACTCCTCGTTCTCACCGCTCTGCAGACTGTCTACACCATCGTCCCATACTACAACAAAGACACCTCCCCCTCTCGTCAGTGA